The Snodgrassella alvi wkB2 genome window below encodes:
- a CDS encoding inorganic phosphate transporter, with the protein MSASSKTSKVSKILFLLILMGGLAYAGVCIYHDLQGIPTSSLLVYALLTVALLIALAFEFVNGFHDTANAVASVIYTRSLKPNTAVIWSGTFNFLGVMLSTGAVAYGVISLLPVELILHMGSDVGYAMIFALLSAAIIWNLSTWWLGLPASSSHTLIGSIIGVGVANQLMSAHQGTSGVSWNQVINVGESLLFSPLLGFILAALLLILSKKLLRIPALYKAPENDMPPPWPIRLLLIFTCTTVSFAHGSNDGQKGMGLIMLILIGTVPMAYALNHTVPKEEWAKFSAHSVAAQKTIHDLLPAGFVLQQGTDVRAQVTALVENKQGTPQQLDALAQLVEIVAHDVSKSDSLRNLPPEQVGNIRNDMYLVSESMTLLQKNALVHQYSLNPIQMDSLKTYHTSIDHATKYIPVWVKVLVALALGLGTLVGWKRIVVTVGEKIGKTHLSYAQGASAELVTAALIFAADRFGLPVSTTHVLTSGIAGTMAANKSGLQKSTIRNLVMAWVLTLPVSILLAGGLFWFFRMIF; encoded by the coding sequence ATGTCTGCATCTAGTAAAACCAGTAAAGTAAGTAAAATTTTATTCCTGCTGATACTAATGGGTGGTCTGGCCTATGCCGGCGTTTGTATTTATCATGATTTGCAGGGAATTCCCACTTCTTCATTGTTGGTATATGCCTTATTAACAGTAGCACTTCTGATTGCGCTGGCGTTTGAGTTTGTGAATGGTTTTCATGACACCGCCAATGCAGTGGCCAGTGTTATCTATACACGTTCGCTTAAACCCAATACTGCGGTAATCTGGTCTGGAACGTTCAATTTTCTCGGGGTGATGCTGTCTACCGGTGCCGTGGCTTATGGTGTGATTTCTTTACTGCCGGTGGAGCTGATTCTGCATATGGGCAGTGATGTTGGCTACGCGATGATTTTTGCTTTGCTCTCAGCAGCCATTATCTGGAATCTGAGCACATGGTGGCTCGGTTTACCGGCTTCCAGCTCGCATACTTTGATTGGTTCAATCATCGGTGTAGGGGTGGCTAATCAGCTGATGTCGGCACATCAGGGAACCAGCGGTGTAAGCTGGAATCAGGTAATTAATGTTGGTGAATCGTTATTATTTTCGCCGTTACTTGGTTTTATTCTGGCTGCTTTGCTGTTAATTCTGTCTAAAAAATTATTGCGTATTCCTGCTTTATATAAAGCACCGGAAAATGATATGCCACCACCCTGGCCAATTCGTCTGCTGCTGATTTTTACCTGTACTACAGTAAGTTTTGCCCATGGCTCAAATGACGGACAAAAGGGTATGGGTCTGATTATGCTGATTCTGATTGGTACCGTGCCCATGGCGTATGCTCTTAACCATACTGTACCCAAGGAAGAATGGGCAAAATTTTCAGCCCATTCAGTGGCTGCACAGAAAACTATACATGATTTGCTGCCAGCGGGCTTCGTGTTGCAACAAGGGACAGATGTGCGGGCACAGGTCACGGCTTTAGTGGAAAATAAACAGGGTACGCCGCAACAACTGGACGCACTGGCACAGTTGGTAGAAATTGTGGCGCATGATGTGAGTAAAAGCGACAGTCTGCGTAATTTACCGCCTGAACAGGTAGGTAATATCCGCAACGATATGTATCTGGTGTCTGAATCAATGACCTTGTTGCAAAAAAATGCCCTGGTTCATCAATACAGTCTTAATCCGATACAGATGGACAGTTTAAAGACATATCACACGTCAATTGATCATGCCACTAAGTATATTCCGGTTTGGGTAAAGGTACTGGTTGCACTGGCACTCGGACTGGGTACACTGGTTGGCTGGAAACGGATTGTGGTAACAGTGGGTGAAAAAATTGGCAAAACCCATTTGTCCTATGCACAGGGTGCTTCTGCGGAACTAGTAACGGCGGCGCTGATTTTTGCTGCCGATCGCTTTGGTCTGCCAGTAAGCACTACACATGTACTGACTTCCGGTATAGCCGGTACGATGGCTGCCAATAAAAGTGGTCTGCAAAAATCCACAATTCGTAATCTGGTGATGGCATGGGTACTTACTCTGCCGGTTTCCATTCTGCTGGCCGGAGGCTTATTTTGGTTTTTTCGGATGATTTTCTGA
- a CDS encoding protein-L-isoaspartate(D-aspartate) O-methyltransferase, with protein sequence MVTEVGQGVSWTGYEFRRARMVERLKQMGITRAEVLAAMSAVPRHVFVEEALRSHAYDDMSLPLGLGQTISQPYTVAVMTQLLFARRPIQNNLRILEIGTGCGYQTAILQALGLREIYSIERLRPLHERAKQNLRAVRLLAHARLVCGDGYLGLPQEAPFDGIILTAAPKEVPLPLLQQLSIGGRMVLPLDEGGVQFLWVIDKTAEGFQETCVQQTLFVPLVNDN encoded by the coding sequence ATGGTGACAGAAGTGGGACAGGGCGTAAGCTGGACCGGATATGAATTCCGGCGTGCACGAATGGTAGAACGGCTGAAACAGATGGGTATTACCCGTGCTGAAGTATTGGCTGCTATGTCTGCTGTGCCACGGCATGTATTCGTTGAAGAAGCTTTGCGCTCTCATGCTTATGATGATATGTCTCTGCCGCTGGGTTTAGGGCAAACTATTTCCCAGCCATATACGGTCGCAGTCATGACGCAGTTATTGTTTGCCAGACGGCCAATACAAAATAATCTGCGGATACTGGAAATCGGTACCGGTTGCGGTTATCAGACAGCTATTTTACAGGCACTGGGTTTACGTGAAATTTACTCAATAGAGCGTTTGCGTCCGTTACATGAGCGTGCCAAACAGAATTTACGTGCAGTACGTTTACTGGCTCATGCACGGCTGGTCTGTGGAGATGGTTATCTGGGTTTGCCGCAGGAAGCACCTTTTGATGGCATTATACTGACAGCTGCGCCGAAAGAGGTGCCTTTGCCTTTATTACAGCAACTTTCAATTGGTGGGCGTATGGTTTTACCTCTGGATGAAGGCGGGGTGCAGTTTTTATGGGTAATCGACAAAACTGCTGAAGGTTTTCAGGAAACCTGTGTGCAACAGACTTTATTTGTACCATTGGTAAATGATAATTAA
- a CDS encoding polyamine ABC transporter substrate-binding protein, whose amino-acid sequence MKKLLVLSAIVSLLIVACSDAGTANKDAASNTSNNGVMNPTDQLNIYNWSDYVDPDTVKNFEKENNIKVRYDYYDSNETLEAKILIGRSGYDLVVPSIANVGREIKAGAYRPVDKSQLSYYNNIDPNLLKMMDKVDPGNKYAVPYFWGINTIGINTAMVEKALDGKLPDNLWDLVFNPEYTHKLKNCGISLFDSPTELYPLALHYLGKDPNSSEPDDIRAATNLIKSVRNDVKRFSSSGYIDDMARGDLCVATGYGGDLNIAKKRAEDAKSGVHLQVLAPKEGVGIWVDSFMIPKDAQNVANALKYINYTLEPKVAAKNGNYVTFAPASKPARALMRSEISSDPSIFPTQEVLDKSFIVSPKSQDAVRLAVRLFQQVKAGQ is encoded by the coding sequence ATGAAAAAATTACTGGTATTGTCAGCCATCGTAAGCTTGCTGATAGTTGCCTGCTCGGATGCCGGTACAGCAAATAAAGATGCTGCTTCCAATACTTCCAATAACGGAGTCATGAATCCGACTGACCAGCTTAATATCTATAACTGGTCTGACTATGTTGACCCTGATACAGTAAAAAATTTTGAAAAAGAAAATAATATCAAGGTTCGTTACGATTATTATGATAGTAACGAAACATTGGAAGCCAAAATTCTGATTGGTCGTTCCGGCTATGATCTGGTTGTACCATCCATTGCCAATGTCGGTCGGGAAATTAAAGCTGGTGCTTACCGGCCGGTAGATAAAAGCCAGCTGTCCTATTACAATAATATCGACCCGAATCTGTTGAAAATGATGGATAAGGTAGATCCGGGTAATAAATATGCAGTGCCTTATTTCTGGGGTATTAATACTATCGGTATCAATACCGCTATGGTAGAGAAAGCACTTGATGGCAAATTACCGGATAATCTCTGGGATCTGGTATTTAATCCGGAATATACACATAAACTGAAAAATTGCGGTATTTCTCTGTTTGACAGCCCTACAGAGCTGTATCCGCTGGCTTTGCATTATTTAGGTAAAGACCCGAACAGCAGTGAACCGGATGATATCCGTGCTGCAACCAATCTGATTAAATCCGTACGTAATGATGTGAAACGTTTTAGCTCATCAGGCTATATTGATGATATGGCTCGCGGTGATCTGTGTGTGGCTACCGGTTACGGTGGTGATTTAAACATCGCTAAAAAACGTGCTGAGGATGCTAAAAGTGGCGTGCATTTACAGGTGCTGGCACCGAAAGAAGGGGTTGGAATCTGGGTTGATTCGTTTATGATTCCTAAAGATGCCCAGAATGTAGCCAATGCTCTGAAATACATCAATTACACACTCGAACCTAAAGTTGCCGCGAAAAATGGTAATTATGTGACTTTTGCACCTGCCAGTAAACCGGCACGGGCACTGATGAGAAGTGAAATTAGTAGCGATCCCAGCATATTTCCTACTCAGGAAGTACTGGATAAGAGTTTTATCGTATCACCGAAATCACAGGATGCTGTGCGTCTGGCTGTGCGCCTGTTCCAGCAGGTAAAAGCAGGGCAGTAG
- the surE gene encoding 5'/3'-nucleotidase SurE, which translates to MKILICNDDGYLSDGIALLAQVASKFAEIRVVAPESDQSGVSNSFTLNRPLSIKKAANGFYYVNGTPTDCIHVAMHTMTDFKPDLVLSGINHGANMGDDVLYSGTVAAATEAFLMGIPALAFSINDRSGEYWATAEKAVMTILEKVCVHPPVEPVLWNVNIPAVKAESVQGYRVAKLGRRHHDQCIVPYSSPRGETLYWIGGVGAADTRWQETDFSDNEAGFITITPLSLDLTNYQQMGAVSTFLHDIQW; encoded by the coding sequence ATGAAAATTTTAATTTGTAATGATGACGGTTATTTATCAGATGGGATTGCTTTACTGGCACAGGTAGCATCTAAATTTGCTGAAATAAGAGTTGTTGCGCCGGAAAGTGATCAGAGCGGCGTAAGCAATTCATTTACTCTGAACCGGCCTCTGTCGATTAAAAAAGCCGCAAACGGATTTTATTATGTTAATGGCACACCAACCGACTGTATCCATGTAGCTATGCATACCATGACTGACTTTAAACCTGATTTGGTTTTGTCCGGTATTAATCATGGTGCCAATATGGGTGATGATGTGCTGTATTCCGGCACAGTGGCTGCGGCTACTGAAGCTTTTCTGATGGGTATACCTGCACTGGCATTTTCAATTAATGATCGCAGCGGTGAGTATTGGGCAACGGCTGAAAAAGCCGTCATGACTATTCTGGAAAAAGTATGTGTACATCCGCCGGTTGAACCGGTTTTATGGAATGTTAATATTCCTGCTGTAAAAGCAGAATCAGTGCAGGGCTATCGTGTGGCTAAACTGGGGCGCCGACACCATGACCAGTGTATTGTGCCGTATAGCAGTCCTCGCGGCGAAACCCTGTATTGGATTGGTGGCGTAGGTGCCGCTGATACCCGCTGGCAGGAAACTGATTTTAGTGATAACGAAGCAGGTTTTATTACCATTACGCCATTATCGCTGGACTTAACTAATTATCAGCAAATGGGTGCAGTCAGTACATTTTTACACGACATACAATGGTGA
- a CDS encoding zinc-dependent alcohol dehydrogenase family protein — protein MKVAVFVEPRKVAIREMEKPVIQKSTDAIIRIVRACVCGSDLWWYRGISTCEPERIVGHEAIGVVEATGSAVTHVRNGDFVIVPFTHGCGHCAACKAGFDGNCQNKEDERNGGYQGEYLRFTNADWALVKIPGQPQDYSDAVLNSLLTLADVMATGYHAAASAEVKPGDTVVVMGDGAVGLCAVIAAKLRGAERIIAMSRHPDRAKLAEEFGATDIVPERGDEAVEKVLSLTRQAGADAVLECVGTQQSLQTAVAVARPGAIVGCVGIQHDTEIKTSDVFWRNIGLRGGIASVTTYDKNLLLQAVLNEEIQPGKVFTHRFDLTDIQAAYQAMDQRQAIKSLVIVSHE, from the coding sequence ATGAAAGTAGCAGTATTCGTTGAACCCAGAAAAGTAGCTATACGGGAAATGGAAAAGCCGGTTATTCAGAAATCTACTGATGCCATTATTCGCATTGTTCGTGCCTGTGTTTGCGGTTCTGATTTATGGTGGTATCGCGGAATCAGTACCTGTGAGCCGGAACGAATTGTCGGCCATGAAGCTATTGGTGTTGTTGAAGCTACCGGCAGCGCAGTAACTCATGTCCGTAATGGTGATTTTGTTATTGTACCGTTTACGCATGGTTGTGGCCATTGTGCTGCCTGTAAGGCAGGTTTTGATGGTAATTGTCAGAATAAAGAAGATGAGCGCAATGGCGGGTATCAGGGTGAATATCTGCGCTTTACTAATGCAGACTGGGCTTTGGTGAAAATTCCCGGTCAGCCGCAGGATTATTCAGATGCTGTTTTAAATTCGTTACTTACCTTGGCCGATGTTATGGCTACCGGTTATCATGCTGCTGCCAGTGCTGAAGTAAAGCCGGGAGATACGGTAGTGGTGATGGGCGATGGAGCGGTTGGGTTGTGCGCAGTCATCGCGGCGAAACTGCGCGGCGCTGAACGAATTATTGCGATGAGCCGTCATCCTGACCGGGCAAAACTGGCAGAGGAGTTCGGAGCAACTGATATTGTGCCTGAGCGTGGCGATGAAGCGGTAGAAAAAGTATTGTCGCTTACCCGGCAGGCTGGTGCTGATGCAGTATTGGAGTGTGTGGGAACTCAGCAATCACTGCAAACAGCAGTTGCAGTAGCCCGTCCTGGAGCGATTGTTGGTTGTGTTGGTATACAGCATGACACAGAAATTAAAACCAGCGATGTTTTCTGGCGGAATATTGGATTACGCGGCGGTATTGCCAGTGTCACCACTTATGATAAAAATTTATTACTGCAAGCTGTGTTAAATGAAGAAATTCAGCCGGGGAAAGTATTTACCCATCGGTTTGATTTAACCGATATTCAGGCTGCCTATCAGGCTATGGATCAGCGTCAGGCGATTAAATCATTAGTTATTGTCAGCCATGAATAA